A genomic region of Nostoc sp. UHCC 0702 contains the following coding sequences:
- a CDS encoding TIGR03032 family protein, whose translation MSPTSASSQPAVPALEINASRQFTPWLNQQNLSLAFTTYQAGKLFFIGLQPNGKLSVFERTFERCMGLYAEGNSLYMSTLYQLWRFENILEPGQTYQNYDAVYLPQLGYVTADLDIHDIVLSNSSKDLNTRQIIFVNTLFSCLATVSETHSFVPLWQPPFISKLGAEDRCHLNGLAMRDGKPQYVTAVSESDVAEGWREHRVDGGCVIDVQSNEIILRGLSMPHSPRWYQGKLWLLNSGTGEFGYADLERGVFEPVAFCPGYMRGCGFHGDFAIVGISQPRHNKTFSGLPLDEKLQQKKAEPRCGLLVIDLRSGDIVHSLRLEGVVLELYDVVVLPQVRCPMAIGFRNDEIRRMVTVG comes from the coding sequence ATTTCCCCTACCTCTGCATCATCTCAGCCTGCGGTTCCGGCTTTAGAAATCAATGCTTCCCGCCAGTTCACCCCTTGGCTGAACCAGCAAAATCTGAGTTTGGCATTTACCACCTATCAAGCCGGGAAACTCTTCTTCATCGGCTTGCAACCCAATGGCAAACTCTCAGTCTTTGAACGCACCTTTGAGCGGTGCATGGGATTGTATGCTGAGGGCAACAGCCTTTACATGAGTACTCTATATCAACTGTGGCGGTTTGAAAACATCCTCGAACCAGGACAAACCTACCAAAACTACGATGCCGTATATTTGCCCCAGTTAGGTTATGTAACTGCCGATTTGGATATTCATGACATCGTTTTAAGTAATTCCTCCAAAGATTTAAATACACGACAAATCATTTTTGTCAATACATTATTTAGTTGTTTAGCCACAGTTAGCGAAACCCACAGTTTCGTGCCGCTGTGGCAGCCGCCATTTATTAGCAAACTGGGGGCAGAAGACAGATGTCACCTGAATGGCTTAGCCATGCGTGACGGCAAACCCCAATATGTAACAGCTGTCAGCGAGTCAGACGTGGCAGAAGGCTGGCGGGAACATCGGGTGGATGGGGGTTGTGTGATCGACGTACAGAGCAATGAAATCATCCTCAGAGGATTGTCTATGCCCCATTCGCCTCGGTGGTATCAAGGCAAACTCTGGCTACTCAACTCTGGGACGGGAGAGTTTGGCTATGCCGACTTAGAACGGGGAGTATTTGAACCCGTGGCCTTTTGTCCAGGATACATGCGTGGGTGTGGTTTTCACGGAGACTTTGCGATCGTGGGAATTTCCCAACCCAGGCACAACAAAACCTTTAGCGGCTTGCCCTTGGATGAGAAATTGCAGCAGAAGAAAGCCGAACCTCGTTGTGGGTTGCTAGTGATTGACCTACGAAGTGGCGATATTGTTCATAGTTTAAGACTAGAGGGGGTGGTGCTGGAATTATACGACGTGGTGGTACTGCCACAGGTGCGTTGTCCGATGGCGATCGGGTTTCGTAATGACGAAATTCGGCGGATGGTGACAGTGGGATGA
- a CDS encoding FG-GAP repeat protein, translated as MANSVFNISELNGSNGFVINGIDAGDDLGRSISSAGDINGDGIDDLIIGAPFADPNGQSGAGESYVVFGSTSGFSSSFDLSSLDGSNGFVINGIDAYDLSGRSVSNAGDINGDGIDDLIIAASSAGINGQSYVVFGSSGGFSASFDLSDLDGSNGFIIEDSNGYYSSGGSVSSAGDLNGDGIDDLIISNRYVVFGNSGGFSASFDLSSLDGSNGFVIDLPSLYGYSNSGIVGDINGDGFNDLVTVGTGTTYVVFSNSGRFDATLNVFDLDGSNGFVFSGGLDGGFRSVLEFSSAGDINGDGFDDLIIGSKGTGASYVIFGNSGGFSARLNSSSLDGSNGFGINRNGTSFYGLGGIVSSAGDFNGDGFDDLIIAINAPFSPLAEIFYVIFGKSGGFDANFDLSLLDGTNGFAINGIDSATSVSSAGDINGDGFDDLIIGTPYASPNGQSGAGRSYVIFGFATRSIDEPPLAVNDTVTTDEDTAVNISVLANDIALDNNPITVTAVNGNTVTVGTTITLSSGALLTLNADGTFTYEPNGQFETLGVSESFSESFTYTVSDNSINSSTASVNLTINGVNDAPRLVSVFNLSDLDGSNGFVINDINDDRLGFSVSSAGDINGDGIDDVIIGATGYNTNGVYGAGPNYVVFGKSSDFSASLNLSSLDGSNGFVINGIDEFDLLRIVSNAGDINGDGIDDLILGAYGARSNGQNFVGESYVVFGSTSFSAILNLSSLDGSNGFIIKGIDAYDFSGKSVSGAGDINGDGIDDLIIGAYTASANGQSGAGQSYVVFGSTSSFSASLNLSDLDGSNGFVINGIDAGDGSGRSVSSAGDINGDGIADLIIGARGGDPNGQSSAGETYVVFGSTSGFGASLDLSTLDGSNGFVINGIDAGDYSGYSVSNAGDFNGDGFDDLIIGARGGDPNGQSGAGESYVVFGSSSGFGASLDLSTLDGSNGFVINGIDADDFSGFSVSNAGDFNGDGIDDLIIAARGGDPNGQYNAGESYVVFGSTRGFGASLNLSTLDGNNGFVINGIDALYGFSSTSVSSAGDINGDGFDDLIIGVTGASQSNAGQSYVLFGFATGVTTNEDTPVNILASNILTRYTDIEGDTLSITTFTNPSNGTLTLNDNGTPSVTDDDYFVYTPNANYNGTDSFTYTVSDGNGGSIDGTFNFNVKPVNDAPIVANAIADITTTENSVFSFTFDVDTFTDVDAGDTLTYTATLADNNPLPDWLAFNPDTRTFSGTPDDTDVGIINLKVIATDTSNVSVSESFDLTVTPLNFTGTKGRDVLIGTGSNNTIDGKGGNDDISGGAGDDILIGGTGSDVLTGGAGNDLFVYTSIRDARDRITDFSPGVDKIVFTELFASLNLDSLNYETATAQGYLGFRSQGNNTAVLIDPDGLTGRAVPTNLLTVLDVSSNTLANADNFVF; from the coding sequence ATGGCTAATTCAGTCTTCAACATCTCTGAGTTGAATGGCAGCAACGGCTTCGTAATTAACGGCATTGATGCGGGTGATGATTTAGGTAGATCCATCAGCAGTGCGGGGGACATCAACGGCGACGGCATCGACGACCTGATTATCGGGGCACCCTTTGCCGACCCCAACGGACAGTCTGGTGCTGGAGAGAGCTATGTGGTGTTTGGCAGTACCAGCGGCTTTAGTTCCAGCTTCGATTTATCGTCCCTCGACGGCAGCAACGGCTTCGTGATTAACGGCATTGATGCTTATGACTTATCAGGTCGTTCCGTCAGTAATGCAGGGGACATCAACGGTGATGGCATCGACGACCTGATTATCGCCGCATCGTCGGCCGGTATCAACGGACAGAGCTATGTGGTATTTGGCAGCAGCGGTGGCTTTAGTGCCAGCTTCGATTTATCTGACCTTGATGGCAGTAACGGCTTTATAATCGAAGACTCTAATGGATATTACTCCTCAGGCGGCTCCGTCAGCAGTGCCGGAGACCTCAATGGCGATGGCATCGACGACCTGATTATCTCGAATAGGTACGTAGTGTTTGGCAACAGTGGTGGCTTTAGTGCCAGCTTCGACCTATCGTCCTTAGACGGCAGCAACGGCTTTGTGATCGACCTCCCTAGCCTGTACGGTTATTCAAACTCAGGTATTGTTGGAGACATTAACGGCGATGGCTTCAACGACTTGGTTACTGTAGGAACTGGAACTACCTATGTGGTCTTTAGTAACAGTGGCAGGTTTGATGCTACGCTCAACGTATTTGACCTGGACGGCAGCAACGGCTTCGTCTTTAGTGGCGGTCTTGATGGAGGTTTTCGCTCAGTTCTCGAATTCAGCAGTGCAGGGGACATTAACGGCGATGGCTTCGACGACCTGATTATTGGATCAAAAGGAACTGGTGCAAGTTACGTAATCTTTGGCAACAGTGGCGGCTTTAGTGCCAGACTCAACTCATCATCTTTGGACGGCAGCAATGGTTTCGGGATTAACCGTAATGGCACCAGTTTCTATGGCTTAGGCGGAATTGTCAGTAGTGCGGGGGACTTTAACGGCGATGGCTTCGACGACCTGATTATCGCGATAAATGCTCCATTTTCTCCACTGGCAGAGATTTTCTATGTGATTTTTGGCAAGAGTGGCGGCTTTGATGCCAACTTCGACCTATCTTTGCTAGACGGTACAAATGGCTTTGCAATCAACGGTATCGACTCAGCCACCTCTGTCAGCAGTGCAGGAGACATCAACGGTGATGGCTTTGACGATCTGATTATCGGCACACCCTATGCCAGCCCCAACGGACAGTCTGGTGCTGGACGCAGCTACGTCATCTTTGGTTTTGCCACTAGGTCTATTGATGAACCTCCTCTAGCAGTGAATGACACAGTTACCACCGACGAAGACACCGCCGTTAACATTTCCGTCTTAGCCAACGACATTGCCCTAGACAACAACCCAATAACAGTAACGGCGGTCAATGGTAATACAGTTACTGTTGGCACTACTATTACTTTGAGTTCGGGTGCTTTACTCACCCTCAATGCTGATGGTACTTTCACTTACGAGCCTAATGGTCAATTTGAAACTTTGGGAGTAAGTGAAAGCTTCAGTGAAAGCTTCACCTACACTGTCAGCGATAACAGCATTAACAGCAGCACAGCCAGCGTCAACCTGACCATCAACGGAGTGAATGATGCACCCAGGCTTGTATCAGTTTTTAACCTATCTGACCTGGACGGCAGCAACGGTTTTGTGATTAACGACATCAATGATGACCGTTTAGGCTTCTCCGTCAGCAGTGCGGGGGATATCAACGGCGACGGCATCGACGACGTGATTATCGGGGCAACAGGTTACAACACCAACGGAGTGTATGGTGCTGGGCCGAACTACGTAGTGTTTGGTAAGAGTAGCGACTTTAGTGCCAGCCTCAATTTATCCTCCCTGGATGGTAGCAACGGCTTCGTGATTAACGGTATCGATGAATTTGACTTGCTAAGGATAGTTAGTAATGCGGGGGATATCAATGGCGACGGTATCGATGACCTGATTCTTGGGGCATATGGTGCGCGCTCCAACGGACAGAATTTTGTTGGGGAAAGCTACGTGGTGTTTGGCAGTACTAGCTTTAGCGCCATCCTCAACCTATCGTCCTTGGACGGTAGCAACGGCTTCATAATCAAGGGCATTGATGCATATGATTTTTCAGGCAAGTCTGTCAGCGGTGCTGGGGATATCAACGGTGACGGCATCGACGACCTGATTATCGGGGCATATACTGCTTCTGCTAACGGACAGTCTGGTGCTGGACAGAGCTACGTCGTGTTTGGCAGTACTAGCAGCTTTAGCGCTAGCCTCAACCTATCTGACCTGGACGGCAGCAACGGCTTCGTGATTAACGGCATTGATGCAGGTGACGGTTCAGGCAGATCTGTCAGCAGTGCGGGGGACATCAACGGTGATGGCATCGCCGACCTGATTATCGGGGCAAGAGGTGGCGACCCCAACGGACAGTCTAGTGCTGGGGAAACCTACGTAGTGTTTGGCAGTACTAGCGGCTTTGGGGCTAGTCTCGACCTTTCCACCCTGGATGGTAGTAACGGCTTTGTGATTAACGGCATTGATGCAGGTGACTATTCAGGCTACTCTGTCAGCAATGCAGGGGACTTTAACGGTGACGGTTTTGATGACCTGATTATCGGGGCAAGAGGTGGCGACCCCAACGGACAGTCTGGGGCTGGGGAGAGCTACGTGGTTTTTGGCAGTAGTAGCGGCTTTGGCGCTAGCCTCGACCTTTCCACCTTGGATGGTAGTAACGGCTTTGTGATTAACGGCATCGATGCCGATGACTTTTCAGGCTTCTCTGTCAGCAATGCAGGGGACTTTAACGGTGACGGCATTGATGACCTAATTATTGCCGCAAGAGGTGGCGACCCCAACGGACAGTATAATGCCGGAGAGAGCTATGTGGTGTTTGGCAGTACTAGGGGCTTTGGGGCTAGCCTCAACCTTTCCACCCTGGATGGCAATAACGGCTTTGTGATTAACGGTATCGATGCATTATATGGTTTTTCAAGTACCTCCGTCAGCAGTGCAGGGGACATTAATGGCGATGGCTTCGACGACCTGATTATTGGGGTAACAGGTGCCAGTCAGTCTAATGCTGGCCAGAGCTATGTGCTGTTTGGCTTTGCAACTGGGGTTACAACCAACGAAGATACCCCAGTTAACATCCTTGCCAGCAATATTCTGACTAGATATACAGATATCGAGGGCGACACTTTAAGCATCACTACCTTCACTAACCCCAGTAATGGCACACTGACGCTTAACGACAACGGTACACCTAGCGTTACCGATGACGACTACTTCGTCTACACCCCCAATGCCAACTACAACGGCACTGACAGTTTCACCTACACTGTCAGCGATGGTAATGGGGGTAGTATCGATGGTACTTTTAACTTCAACGTCAAACCAGTCAACGATGCCCCCATTGTTGCCAATGCCATTGCAGACATCACCACCACCGAAAATAGTGTTTTCAGTTTCACCTTTGATGTCGATACCTTTACTGATGTCGATGCAGGTGACACTTTAACCTACACCGCTACCCTCGCTGACAATAACCCCCTACCCGACTGGTTGGCGTTCAACCCCGATACCCGCACCTTTAGCGGCACACCAGATGATACAGATGTGGGCATCATTAACCTAAAAGTAATTGCTACTGACACCAGCAATGTGAGTGTGAGTGAAAGCTTTGATTTAACAGTCACTCCCCTCAATTTCACGGGAACTAAAGGCAGAGATGTCCTCATAGGAACAGGCAGCAACAACACCATTGATGGCAAAGGTGGTAATGATGATATCTCAGGTGGTGCTGGTGATGATATTCTCATTGGTGGCACTGGTAGCGATGTTCTCACTGGTGGTGCTGGCAATGACTTGTTTGTCTATACCAGTATCCGCGATGCTAGAGACAGAATCACTGATTTTTCACCTGGTGTGGATAAGATTGTTTTCACTGAATTATTTGCCAGTTTGAACCTCGACAGTCTCAATTATGAAACTGCAACTGCACAAGGTTACTTAGGTTTTAGATCTCAAGGCAATAATACTGCTGTGCTGATTGACCCGGATGGTTTAACAGGTCGGGCTGTACCGACGAATTTGTTGACGGTACTGGATGTATCGTCAAATACTTTAGCCAATGCGGATAACTTTGTTTTCTAA
- a CDS encoding PEP-CTERM sorting domain-containing protein, whose protein sequence is MTTSSANAALLDLGSWQQFGDVTTTALGEANLSNNALQNEDFLEDTNFNYSGNAAGSARPFPDLQDFLGLQPEALDIEGEAVEGSAIKNTVTVAAGDVLRFDWNFRTNETLNKDFAFLLVDNTLIKLADSTDATQADSPFGQQTGIRSYTFSTAGTYTFALGVVDVDDFDTTSAFEVTNALVETVPEPATVLGLGMVFALGVSRRRFACKNSPQRRV, encoded by the coding sequence ATGACTACTAGTTCTGCTAATGCTGCTTTGCTTGACTTGGGCAGTTGGCAACAATTTGGAGATGTGACTACAACAGCCTTGGGTGAAGCTAACTTGTCTAATAATGCTTTACAAAATGAGGATTTTTTAGAAGATACAAATTTTAATTACTCTGGGAATGCTGCCGGTTCTGCACGTCCTTTTCCAGATTTACAAGATTTTCTCGGTTTGCAACCCGAAGCGCTAGATATTGAAGGCGAGGCTGTGGAAGGATCTGCTATTAAAAATACTGTGACTGTTGCAGCTGGTGATGTGTTGCGTTTTGATTGGAATTTCCGCACGAATGAGACGCTAAATAAGGATTTTGCTTTTTTGTTGGTGGACAATACGCTGATTAAGTTGGCGGACAGTACTGATGCAACTCAAGCTGATAGTCCTTTTGGGCAACAAACAGGAATTCGTTCTTATACTTTCAGTACTGCTGGAACTTACACTTTTGCTTTGGGTGTGGTGGATGTAGATGATTTTGACACGACATCTGCTTTTGAAGTGACTAACGCCCTAGTCGAAACTGTTCCCGAACCTGCTACAGTCTTGGGTTTAGGGATGGTGTTTGCTTTGGGTGTCAGCAGGCGGCGTTTTGCCTGCAAAAATTCGCCACAACGTAGGGTTTAA
- a CDS encoding DUF4112 domain-containing protein, with translation MPNSYSRFSDIDDSAYAPTLQRLRQLSRLLDKVIAVPGTPIAIGLDPLIGFIPIGGDVLGFLLSTYIIWEASRLGVPKATLGRMFLNVVIDSLVGTVPVFGDLFDFAWTANEYNLKLLEEFLKFRR, from the coding sequence ATGCCTAATTCTTATTCACGATTTTCTGATATTGATGACAGTGCTTATGCACCAACTTTGCAGCGGCTACGTCAACTTAGCCGCCTGCTTGATAAAGTTATTGCTGTTCCCGGAACACCAATTGCTATTGGTCTAGATCCTCTTATAGGATTTATACCTATTGGCGGTGATGTTTTAGGATTTTTACTTTCTACTTACATTATCTGGGAAGCATCTCGATTAGGTGTACCTAAGGCTACTTTAGGCAGAATGTTCTTGAATGTGGTTATCGATAGCTTAGTAGGCACTGTTCCTGTATTCGGAGACTTGTTTGATTTTGCTTGGACAGCAAATGAATATAATCTTAAACTATTGGAAGAATTCTTAAAATTTCGCCGTTAG
- a CDS encoding YihY/virulence factor BrkB family protein, with amino-acid sequence MGQPRFVRFFRHLNWRTIKKTMTRTTERRLLGLASEIAFNAMLSLFPAILAVVTAIGLFEASLQDTFKELVKELSQVVPEEALKLIRDFATKEITNSKNRGLFSLSFAIAIWTASGAISTAMTALDQIHQIPPERTRPFWQAKLISLGLTIGTILLLMLACFLVFISDLLLEMVVNENHFLGFLSHVWLLLRWPLALGIVATAFAFVYRYGPSVWNSGTPIMPGAILAAVFWAILSGLFRTYVANFGNYNKVYGAVGTVIVLMLWLWMSAAVMLVGDQLNVSVEKDMRSKVDRD; translated from the coding sequence ATGGGACAGCCTCGCTTTGTCCGCTTCTTTCGCCATCTTAATTGGCGCACAATCAAGAAAACTATGACTAGGACAACCGAAAGGCGACTTTTGGGGCTAGCCTCAGAAATTGCTTTCAATGCCATGTTATCGTTGTTTCCAGCGATTCTAGCCGTAGTTACAGCCATCGGCTTGTTTGAAGCATCCTTGCAAGACACTTTTAAAGAACTGGTTAAAGAACTGAGTCAAGTTGTACCAGAAGAAGCTTTGAAGCTGATTCGTGATTTTGCCACCAAGGAAATTACCAACTCGAAAAATAGAGGTTTGTTTTCTTTAAGTTTTGCGATCGCAATTTGGACTGCTTCAGGGGCAATAAGTACCGCCATGACAGCCTTAGACCAAATTCATCAAATTCCCCCAGAACGAACGCGCCCCTTTTGGCAAGCCAAACTCATCTCGCTAGGATTAACAATCGGTACTATCTTGCTGTTAATGCTGGCTTGTTTTTTGGTATTTATCAGTGATTTACTATTGGAAATGGTGGTGAATGAAAATCATTTTTTGGGCTTTTTGTCCCATGTTTGGCTGTTGTTACGCTGGCCTTTAGCTTTAGGTATAGTTGCAACCGCCTTTGCTTTTGTCTATCGCTATGGCCCTAGTGTGTGGAATTCTGGTACACCGATAATGCCTGGGGCAATCTTAGCAGCTGTCTTCTGGGCGATTCTGTCTGGTTTGTTTCGCACTTATGTGGCGAATTTTGGTAACTACAATAAAGTTTATGGTGCAGTGGGGACTGTGATCGTTTTGATGCTGTGGCTGTGGATGAGTGCTGCTGTGATGCTAGTAGGCGACCAATTAAATGTATCTGTCGAGAAAGATATGCGTTCAAAAGTAGATCGTGACTGA
- a CDS encoding alpha/beta hydrolase, with protein MKDWWQSTFPKGRQSLVITDAKGYPVQIAYGEKGIGKPLILLHGIGSWSYNWRYSIAALSKYFRVICFDAKGYGFSEKPLSRREHQGHQLIEFERIIQALCNEPAVVVGESLGGLVALGLAQKNPELIERLVVINVPIFTERLPNWPMWLLAQTPIEIIQTIDFLRLAYLFAPIFREIMAMERRAVLFDPSILTEEDIYWISYPFIELPGTFAKVAEELQIAAREIEDYQANKPNMLSEIQNNLGNIKCPTLILWGEEDTWFPVTHGQKLHQGIPNSQFQILPNCCHDASTGAFKAVNATIVEFLQKTNFL; from the coding sequence ATGAAAGATTGGTGGCAGTCCACTTTCCCTAAAGGGCGGCAAAGTCTAGTTATTACCGATGCTAAGGGGTATCCTGTACAAATTGCTTATGGTGAAAAAGGTATAGGTAAGCCACTAATTTTATTACATGGTATAGGTAGTTGGAGTTACAATTGGCGTTACAGTATTGCCGCGCTATCTAAATATTTTCGGGTTATTTGTTTTGATGCCAAAGGGTATGGTTTTTCAGAAAAACCCTTGTCTCGTAGAGAACATCAAGGTCATCAACTGATTGAATTTGAGAGAATTATTCAAGCATTATGTAATGAACCCGCAGTAGTTGTTGGTGAATCTTTGGGTGGATTAGTTGCTCTGGGCCTTGCTCAAAAAAATCCTGAATTAATAGAGCGTTTAGTAGTGATAAATGTACCTATTTTCACTGAACGTCTACCCAATTGGCCTATGTGGTTACTGGCCCAAACGCCCATAGAAATAATTCAAACAATTGATTTCTTGCGTTTGGCTTATCTGTTTGCACCTATTTTTAGAGAAATTATGGCCATGGAAAGGCGCGCGGTGCTTTTCGACCCTTCAATATTGACCGAAGAAGATATCTACTGGATATCTTACCCGTTTATTGAACTGCCTGGTACTTTTGCAAAAGTCGCTGAAGAGTTACAAATAGCAGCACGAGAAATTGAAGATTACCAAGCTAATAAGCCAAATATGCTCAGTGAAATTCAAAATAATTTGGGTAATATTAAGTGCCCGACATTAATTTTATGGGGTGAAGAAGATACTTGGTTTCCAGTTACTCATGGTCAAAAATTGCATCAAGGCATCCCTAATTCTCAGTTCCAAATTCTACCTAACTGTTGTCATGATGCTTCGACTGGTGCTTTCAAAGCTGTAAATGCAACTATTGTTGAGTTTCTCCAAAAGACAAATTTTTTGTAA